A genomic window from Thiomonas arsenitoxydans includes:
- a CDS encoding heavy metal translocating P-type ATPase, which translates to MSQYDPTSTALRLPVQAQDHEPACDHDHGHDRGPDAHTHAHAAADACCAPTTQTDCLTGVCNTNPAPEGTSRVRYRIDKMDCPTEERLIRNKLEAMPGVVQLDFNLVNRELTVYHRLDQPQEIAVALDKLGMAPNLLEANAPVSVLPPALSRRQKGLLAVAGAAAVAAEVIAWSSGQEASWMVMALAAVSILSAGLPTLKKGWIALRNLTLNINFLMSIAVAGAVALGKWPEAAMVVFLFAVAEAIEALSLERARNAIKALTAIAPETAEVKAGEAWQTKPVAGVAVGSRIRVRTGARVPLDARVDSGRAALNQAPITGESLPVDKQAGDLLYAGSIVADGVVEATVTASAGDSTLARIALAIQSAQSQRAPTQRFVDQFARYYTPAVVVFAIAVAILGPLLSGGGWSSWLYEALVMLVIACPCALVVSTPVTVVSGLAAAARRGILIKGGVHLEGGRLLKAVALDKTGTLTLGKPALTDAIPLGDMPIAQALRIAASLDDHSTHPVAQALVAGWRAQQPGAAVMPVDDFGVLQGRGVTGRIAGQDWHLGNHRLVEEIGGCSAALEARLAVLENAGKTAIVLCDAADPVAVFGVADTLRPESARAVASLKSLHVEPVMLTGDNPATARAIAVQLGIKDARGNLLPQDKQAAVAELLGRYGSVGMVGDGVNDAPALARATIGFAMGAAGTATALETADVAIMDDDPRKIADFIRLSRRTAAILKQNITLALGIKAVFFALALSGVATLWMAVFADMGASLLVVFNGMRLLRR; encoded by the coding sequence ATGAGCCAGTACGACCCCACCAGCACAGCGTTACGCCTGCCTGTCCAGGCGCAAGACCATGAACCCGCCTGTGACCACGATCATGGTCACGACCGCGGCCCTGATGCACATACCCACGCCCACGCGGCGGCCGATGCCTGCTGCGCCCCAACGACACAGACCGACTGCCTCACGGGGGTGTGCAACACCAATCCGGCACCCGAAGGGACCAGCCGGGTGCGCTACCGCATCGACAAGATGGACTGCCCGACCGAGGAGCGCCTGATCCGCAACAAGCTGGAGGCCATGCCCGGGGTTGTGCAGCTCGACTTCAACCTCGTGAATCGGGAGCTCACGGTGTATCACCGCTTGGATCAGCCCCAGGAGATTGCCGTGGCGCTGGACAAGCTGGGCATGGCACCCAATTTGCTGGAAGCCAATGCGCCGGTGTCCGTGCTTCCCCCCGCCCTGAGCCGAAGGCAAAAAGGTCTGCTCGCCGTGGCTGGCGCCGCCGCCGTCGCGGCCGAGGTCATCGCCTGGTCGAGCGGGCAAGAAGCCTCGTGGATGGTGATGGCGCTTGCCGCCGTGTCCATCCTCAGCGCCGGTCTGCCGACCCTCAAGAAGGGCTGGATCGCGCTCAGAAACCTGACCCTCAATATCAACTTCCTGATGTCCATCGCCGTGGCCGGGGCCGTGGCGCTCGGCAAGTGGCCGGAAGCGGCGATGGTGGTGTTCCTGTTCGCCGTGGCCGAGGCGATCGAGGCGCTGTCGCTGGAGCGTGCCCGCAACGCGATCAAGGCGCTCACGGCCATCGCGCCGGAAACCGCCGAGGTCAAGGCCGGCGAGGCCTGGCAGACCAAGCCGGTGGCCGGGGTGGCGGTCGGCAGCCGCATCCGGGTGCGCACCGGCGCGCGGGTGCCGCTGGACGCACGCGTCGACTCCGGCCGCGCGGCGCTGAACCAGGCGCCGATCACCGGGGAAAGCCTGCCCGTGGACAAGCAAGCGGGTGACCTGCTGTATGCCGGCAGCATCGTGGCCGATGGCGTGGTGGAAGCCACCGTCACGGCCTCGGCTGGTGACAGCACCTTGGCCCGCATCGCCCTGGCCATCCAGAGCGCGCAGTCACAGCGCGCGCCGACCCAGCGTTTCGTCGATCAATTCGCGCGCTACTACACCCCCGCGGTGGTGGTCTTCGCCATCGCCGTGGCCATCCTCGGCCCGCTGCTGAGCGGCGGCGGCTGGAGTTCCTGGCTGTACGAGGCCCTGGTCATGCTGGTCATCGCCTGCCCCTGCGCCTTGGTGGTGTCGACCCCGGTCACGGTGGTCAGCGGCCTCGCGGCGGCGGCCCGGAGGGGCATCCTCATCAAGGGCGGGGTGCATCTCGAAGGCGGCCGGCTGCTCAAAGCCGTGGCGCTCGACAAGACCGGCACGCTGACCCTCGGCAAGCCCGCGCTGACCGATGCGATCCCGCTTGGCGATATGCCGATCGCGCAAGCCCTGCGGATCGCCGCCAGCCTCGATGACCACAGCACCCATCCGGTCGCCCAGGCGCTGGTCGCCGGTTGGCGCGCGCAGCAGCCGGGCGCCGCAGTCATGCCTGTCGATGATTTCGGCGTGCTCCAGGGGCGCGGCGTCACAGGCCGTATTGCCGGTCAGGATTGGCATCTGGGCAATCACCGTCTGGTCGAAGAGATCGGGGGGTGTTCGGCGGCACTGGAGGCGCGGCTTGCTGTCCTGGAAAATGCCGGCAAAACCGCCATCGTTCTGTGTGACGCGGCCGATCCGGTGGCCGTGTTTGGCGTTGCCGACACCCTGAGGCCGGAGAGCGCGCGGGCCGTTGCATCCCTCAAGTCGCTGCATGTCGAACCGGTCATGTTGACCGGCGACAACCCGGCCACGGCACGGGCGATTGCCGTTCAGCTCGGCATCAAGGATGCTCGCGGCAATCTGCTGCCGCAGGACAAGCAAGCCGCTGTCGCGGAGCTTCTTGGGCGCTACGGGTCGGTCGGCATGGTCGGCGACGGAGTGAACGATGCGCCGGCGCTGGCGCGTGCGACGATCGGCTTCGCCATGGGGGCGGCCGGCACCGCCACGGCGCTGGAGACCGCCGATGTGGCCATCATGGACGACGACCCGCGCAAGATCGCCGATTTCATCCGCTTGAGCCGGCGCACCGCCGCGATCCTCAAGCAGAACATCACCCTCGCGCTGGGCATCAAGGCGGTGTTCTTCGCCTTGGCCCTGAGCGGAGTGGCGACCCTGTGGATGGCGGTGTTCGCCGACATGGGGGCCAGCCTTCTGGTGGTGTTCAACGGGATGCGACTGCTGCGCCGGTGA
- a CDS encoding IS630-like element ISThsp15 family transposase, producing the protein MSRERVASVIKLSRKDQAKLRDTLRRGTAPQRDALRARIALLLHDGHTISSIASTLQVSRPTVMRWRERLAQSGVEGLHEGLRPGRPRQIDPAQRLQLLALACETGEDRAGTLPTLDELCVRAVERGVVKHISRSHLQRILQAGDVRPHRVRQWLHSPDPQFREKVNAICALYRRAPKGSVVLSVDEKTGIQAIERKHADRHAQPGRLRRHEFEYIRHGTQALTAALDVHTGRVLGRCTDRRTQADLVAFMEDVARAYPSGPVHVIWDNLNTHRAWGVWQAFNARHGGRFVFHYTPLHASWVNQIELLFGIYARRVLRRASHISVHHLRERTEDFIAQRNLDPRPFRWTFAGFELQTGEPRHHVHCSRHDRTPRPRPRQ; encoded by the coding sequence ATGAGTCGTGAGCGCGTGGCATCAGTCATCAAGTTGTCGAGGAAGGATCAGGCGAAGCTGCGAGATACGCTGCGTCGGGGTACGGCGCCGCAGCGCGACGCGCTGCGAGCGCGGATCGCGTTGCTGCTCCACGATGGACACACGATCTCGTCGATCGCATCGACGTTGCAGGTGTCGCGGCCGACCGTGATGCGCTGGCGAGAGCGGCTTGCGCAATCGGGTGTGGAAGGCCTGCACGAGGGGCTGCGCCCGGGCCGACCTCGACAGATTGACCCGGCGCAGCGTTTGCAACTGCTGGCGCTAGCGTGCGAGACCGGCGAGGATCGCGCCGGGACGCTGCCGACGCTGGATGAGTTGTGCGTGCGCGCAGTGGAGCGAGGCGTGGTCAAGCACATCAGCCGTAGCCACTTGCAGCGCATTTTGCAGGCTGGCGACGTGCGGCCGCACCGCGTTCGGCAATGGTTGCATTCGCCCGACCCGCAATTCCGCGAGAAGGTCAACGCGATTTGCGCGCTGTACCGGCGCGCGCCCAAGGGCAGCGTGGTGCTGAGCGTCGATGAGAAGACCGGCATCCAGGCCATCGAGCGCAAGCATGCGGATCGCCACGCGCAACCCGGGCGACTGCGCCGCCACGAATTCGAATACATCCGCCACGGTACACAGGCGCTGACCGCGGCGCTGGACGTGCATACCGGCCGTGTGCTGGGGCGCTGTACCGATCGCCGCACCCAGGCCGACCTCGTGGCTTTCATGGAAGACGTCGCGCGCGCATATCCCAGCGGGCCCGTGCATGTCATCTGGGACAACCTCAATACCCATCGCGCCTGGGGCGTGTGGCAGGCGTTCAATGCCCGACACGGCGGACGCTTCGTCTTTCACTACACCCCGCTGCATGCCAGTTGGGTCAACCAGATCGAGTTGCTGTTCGGCATCTACGCCCGCCGGGTGCTGCGCCGTGCCAGCCACATCTCGGTGCACCATCTGCGCGAGCGCACCGAGGACTTCATTGCCCAGCGCAACCTCGATCCGCGACCGTTCCGCTGGACGTTTGCAGGCTTCGAGTTGCAAACTGGGGAGCCTAGGCATCACGTCCATTGCTCTCGCCATGACCGCACCCCTCGTCCCCGACCCCGCCAGTGA
- a CDS encoding IS1380-like element ISThsp13 family transposase: MPKCTEGVVDFGRVGRRVVQAAFDGGDIVSDGGVMLLRQIDERIGLTRAAAGVFADGRRAASVRHSMRSLLAQRIYGLCCGWEDVTDHNTLRHDLALQTAVGRAEELASAPTFSRLERSATPAHAAALHGVLLETFIAGRGEAPRELVLDIDATHVPLYGQQEGAHFHFHYDSYCYLPLYVFCGQDMLACVLRPSWRDPASVLSALIKLLARRLRQAWPGVRLIVRADSGFCRPRALKRFDAWGIDYIIGLAKNPTLQWQVAIAERALAEQYQDCGTKQRLIGEFTYAARSWERERRVIARLEHGPQGPNPRFVVTSLAGDCTELYERLYCARGEAENRIKEAQLDLFGRRASAHRFAANQLRLLLAAFAYTLIIQLRRRALQGTELARACAATIRIKLLKIGAAVVRNTRRVRLLLASSHPLKHVFLSAAHALAP, encoded by the coding sequence ATGCCAAAGTGTACCGAGGGCGTGGTGGATTTCGGGCGTGTCGGGCGCCGCGTGGTGCAGGCTGCGTTTGATGGCGGCGACATCGTCAGCGACGGCGGGGTGATGCTGCTGCGGCAGATCGACGAGCGCATCGGGCTGACGCGCGCGGCAGCGGGAGTGTTCGCTGATGGCCGTCGCGCCGCCAGTGTTCGCCACAGCATGCGCAGCCTGCTGGCGCAGCGCATCTACGGCCTGTGCTGCGGCTGGGAGGACGTGACGGACCACAACACGTTGCGGCACGACCTGGCGCTGCAGACGGCGGTGGGCAGGGCCGAGGAGCTGGCGTCGGCCCCCACGTTCAGCCGCCTGGAGCGCTCGGCCACGCCCGCGCATGCCGCGGCGCTGCACGGGGTGTTGCTGGAGACGTTCATCGCCGGGCGTGGCGAGGCACCGCGCGAGCTGGTGCTCGACATCGACGCCACTCACGTGCCGTTGTACGGACAGCAGGAAGGGGCGCACTTCCACTTCCACTACGACAGCTACTGCTACTTGCCTCTGTACGTGTTCTGCGGCCAGGACATGCTGGCGTGCGTGCTGCGCCCGAGCTGGCGCGACCCGGCCAGCGTGCTCAGTGCGCTCATCAAGCTGCTGGCGCGCCGGCTGCGCCAGGCCTGGCCGGGTGTGCGTCTGATCGTGCGCGCCGACTCGGGGTTCTGCCGCCCGCGCGCGCTCAAGCGCTTCGACGCCTGGGGCATCGATTACATCATCGGGCTGGCGAAGAATCCCACGCTGCAATGGCAGGTCGCCATCGCTGAGCGGGCCCTGGCCGAGCAGTATCAGGACTGCGGCACCAAGCAGAGGCTCATCGGCGAGTTCACGTACGCGGCACGAAGCTGGGAGCGCGAACGGCGCGTGATCGCCCGGCTCGAACATGGCCCCCAGGGACCCAATCCACGCTTCGTGGTCACCAGCCTGGCTGGTGATTGCACCGAGCTCTACGAGCGTCTGTACTGCGCGCGCGGCGAGGCCGAGAACCGCATCAAGGAAGCCCAGCTCGATCTGTTCGGCCGTCGCGCCAGCGCCCATCGCTTCGCGGCCAACCAGCTGCGCCTGCTGCTGGCGGCCTTCGCCTATACGCTCATCATCCAGTTGCGTCGGCGCGCGCTGCAGGGCACCGAACTCGCGCGTGCCTGTGCGGCCACCATCCGCATCAAGCTGCTCAAGATCGGCGCGGCCGTCGTGCGCAACACCCGCCGCGTGCGCCTGCTACTGGCCTCCAGCCATCCCCTCAAGCACGTGTTCCTCAGCGCCGCCCACGCCCTGGCCCCTTGA